Proteins from a genomic interval of Phenylobacterium sp. LH3H17:
- a CDS encoding DMT family transporter: MTSRPQPIDWLVMAFLVIAWGSAFAALKVAVEYISPVWNAALRLWIAVATLGLVLAIQRQKLPPPGDPAWRFYAVVGLVGMAAPFVLFAYAAQSLPSAVNAMCNGASPIFTAALAHVFVAGDRLTLQRSAGVGLGFVGLAVLLAPKLMGGLTMEAMAMMAALGAAALYAVANVVTKHAPAVAATAGALMMSLWGAAYATAAAVFTAPLPAWPPLPALVAVIAQGVFPAGLATIGWVFLIQRRGPLFVSLSIYLAPLWATAVGVTFLGERPSWMAFAALGLILAGVALATLERRGPMPPRRPSTQP, translated from the coding sequence ATGACGAGCCGCCCGCAACCGATCGACTGGCTGGTGATGGCCTTCCTGGTGATCGCCTGGGGCTCGGCCTTCGCCGCCTTGAAGGTCGCCGTGGAGTACATCTCGCCGGTCTGGAACGCGGCCCTGCGACTATGGATCGCGGTGGCGACCTTGGGCCTGGTCCTGGCCATCCAACGCCAGAAGTTGCCGCCGCCCGGCGACCCGGCCTGGCGGTTCTACGCGGTGGTCGGCCTGGTCGGCATGGCCGCGCCCTTCGTGCTGTTCGCCTATGCGGCCCAGAGCCTGCCCTCGGCGGTCAACGCCATGTGCAACGGGGCCTCGCCGATCTTCACCGCCGCCCTGGCGCATGTCTTCGTGGCCGGCGACCGGCTGACCCTGCAGCGCAGCGCCGGGGTCGGGCTGGGCTTCGTGGGCTTGGCCGTGCTGCTGGCGCCCAAGCTGATGGGCGGCCTGACCATGGAGGCCATGGCCATGATGGCCGCCCTGGGGGCCGCGGCGCTCTATGCCGTCGCCAACGTGGTGACCAAGCACGCGCCGGCCGTGGCGGCGACCGCCGGCGCCCTGATGATGTCGCTTTGGGGGGCGGCCTACGCCACGGCGGCGGCCGTGTTCACGGCGCCCCTGCCCGCCTGGCCACCGCTTCCGGCCCTGGTCGCGGTGATCGCCCAGGGCGTCTTCCCCGCGGGCCTCGCCACCATCGGCTGGGTGTTCCTGATCCAGCGGCGCGGCCCGCTGTTCGTGTCGCTGTCGATCTATCTGGCGCCGCTTTGGGCGACCGCGGTCGGGGTGACCTTCCTGGGCGAGCGGCCGAGCTGGATGGCGTTCGCGGCCCTGGGCCTGATCCTGGCCGGGGTGGCGCTGGCGACCCTGGAGCGGCGCGGACCTATGCCGCCGCGGCGGCCTTCGACGCAGCCTTGA
- a CDS encoding SDR family oxidoreductase translates to MTDKIALVTGAGSGIGRAAAHGLLDAGWKVVLAGRRADALVATAAHAPDRALVVPTDIADESQVHDLFAAISVGHKRLDLLFNNAGASAGGRLEDLSLENWKRVVDVNLTGAFLCTRGAFRMMKAQTPMGGRIINNGSISAHVPRPFSVAYTTTKHAITGLTRSTSLDGRAYDIACGQIDIGNAATEMTGAMAKGVPQADGTFASEPLMDVKAVADAVVFMAGLPLDANVQFMTVMATKMPFIGRG, encoded by the coding sequence ATGACAGACAAGATCGCACTCGTCACCGGCGCGGGCTCCGGCATTGGTCGCGCTGCGGCGCACGGCTTGCTGGACGCCGGCTGGAAGGTGGTCCTGGCCGGACGGCGGGCCGATGCGCTGGTGGCCACGGCCGCCCATGCGCCGGACCGGGCCCTGGTGGTGCCGACCGACATCGCCGACGAAAGCCAGGTCCACGATCTGTTCGCGGCCATCAGCGTCGGTCACAAGCGCCTGGACCTGCTGTTCAACAACGCCGGCGCCTCAGCGGGCGGGCGGCTGGAAGACCTCTCGCTCGAGAACTGGAAGCGGGTGGTCGACGTCAACCTCACCGGCGCCTTCCTCTGCACCCGCGGCGCGTTCCGGATGATGAAGGCCCAGACGCCGATGGGCGGGCGGATCATCAACAACGGCTCGATCTCGGCCCACGTCCCGCGGCCCTTTTCGGTGGCCTATACGACCACCAAGCACGCCATCACCGGGCTCACCCGGTCGACCTCGCTGGACGGACGCGCCTATGACATCGCCTGCGGCCAGATCGACATCGGCAACGCCGCCACCGAGATGACCGGCGCCATGGCCAAGGGCGTGCCCCAGGCCGATGGGACCTTCGCCTCGGAGCCGCTGATGGACGTCAAGGCCGTCGCCGACGCGGTGGTGTTCATGGCCGGCCTGCCGCTGGACGCCAATGTCCAGTTCATGACGGTGATGGCCACCAAGATGCCCTTCATCGGGCGCGGTTGA
- a CDS encoding ATP-binding protein yields the protein MTDQPRKTGTAHHATFHARVAGVALITTVVVLVAACLTFMLQQWAVAREQTHQSHVALSEITASAAGQALSERDTDAAAASISALAKADRVIGAQLFDSQGRKVATFARAGGTDALETEILRTPVRAGGAQVGELVMTAETPRLTALLPQFIALTGALFFGGVGVALFLARGLASRVIAPVQKLSEAMHEVAGSGSFAPVEVAADDALFRSLTDSFNHLLAKLDEREQALQRTLRELVEARDAANAANVLKSQFLANMSHEIRTPLNGVLAMAEVMSMGDLTHVQRERLDVIRQSGGLLLAVLNDVLDLSKIEAGKLTLLVDDFDLETALAPTRESFAVVAERKGLSFKVEVAEAARGAWRGDADRIRQVVGNLLSNAVKFTLQGEVSATFDVAPDSGDLRLTVRDTGVGIAAEKQAALFEKFTQADNSATRRFGGTGLGLAICRELTQMMGGVISVESREGQGSVFIVELPLERGEVAAPSIVAVQAAAEGADEGALRLLAAEDNPTNQQVLAAVMGSLGIEIDIVADGKLAFEAWRDGAYDLILMDIQMPVMDGIDSARAIRAAEAERGRPRTPIVALTANALSHQVEEYLAAGMDGHVAKPIEISKLYDAISRALSEAATVGASQASATAA from the coding sequence ATGACCGACCAGCCTCGCAAGACCGGCACGGCCCACCACGCGACCTTCCATGCGCGCGTGGCCGGCGTGGCCCTGATCACCACCGTGGTTGTGCTGGTCGCCGCCTGCCTGACCTTCATGCTGCAGCAGTGGGCGGTGGCCCGCGAGCAGACCCATCAGAGCCATGTGGCGCTGTCGGAGATCACCGCCAGCGCGGCCGGACAGGCGCTCTCGGAACGGGATACGGACGCCGCCGCAGCCTCCATCTCGGCCCTCGCCAAGGCCGATCGGGTGATCGGCGCCCAGCTGTTCGACAGCCAGGGTCGGAAGGTGGCGACCTTCGCCCGCGCCGGCGGAACCGACGCCCTGGAGACCGAAATTCTCCGCACGCCGGTCCGCGCTGGCGGCGCCCAGGTGGGAGAACTGGTGATGACGGCGGAGACGCCGCGCCTCACCGCCCTGCTCCCGCAATTCATCGCCCTGACCGGCGCGCTGTTCTTCGGTGGCGTCGGCGTGGCGCTGTTCCTGGCGCGCGGACTCGCCTCTCGCGTGATCGCGCCGGTCCAGAAACTGTCGGAAGCCATGCACGAGGTCGCCGGAAGCGGCAGCTTCGCGCCCGTCGAGGTTGCGGCGGACGACGCCCTGTTCCGCAGCCTGACCGACAGCTTCAACCACCTTTTGGCGAAACTCGATGAACGCGAGCAGGCCCTGCAGCGCACCCTGCGCGAGCTGGTCGAGGCCCGCGACGCCGCCAACGCCGCCAATGTGCTGAAATCCCAGTTCCTGGCCAATATGAGCCACGAGATCCGCACGCCGCTGAACGGCGTCCTGGCCATGGCCGAGGTCATGTCCATGGGCGACCTGACCCACGTGCAACGCGAACGCCTGGACGTGATCCGCCAGTCGGGCGGCCTGCTGCTGGCCGTGCTGAACGACGTGCTGGACCTCTCCAAGATCGAGGCCGGCAAGCTGACCCTGCTGGTCGACGACTTCGACCTGGAGACCGCGCTCGCCCCCACTCGCGAGAGCTTCGCCGTGGTCGCGGAACGCAAGGGGCTGTCGTTCAAGGTCGAAGTGGCCGAGGCGGCCCGCGGCGCCTGGCGCGGCGACGCCGACCGCATCCGCCAGGTGGTGGGCAACCTGCTCTCCAACGCCGTGAAATTCACCCTGCAGGGCGAGGTCAGCGCGACCTTCGACGTGGCCCCCGACAGCGGCGACCTGCGCCTGACCGTCCGCGACACAGGCGTCGGCATCGCCGCCGAGAAGCAGGCCGCCCTGTTCGAGAAGTTCACCCAGGCCGACAACTCGGCCACCCGCCGGTTCGGCGGCACGGGCCTCGGCCTGGCCATCTGCCGCGAGCTGACCCAGATGATGGGAGGGGTGATCTCGGTGGAGAGCCGAGAAGGCCAGGGTTCGGTCTTCATCGTCGAGCTGCCGCTGGAACGCGGCGAGGTGGCGGCCCCTTCGATCGTCGCTGTCCAGGCCGCCGCCGAGGGCGCCGACGAAGGCGCCCTGCGCCTGCTGGCCGCCGAGGACAACCCGACCAATCAGCAGGTGCTGGCCGCGGTCATGGGCTCGCTTGGCATCGAGATCGACATCGTCGCCGACGGCAAGCTGGCCTTCGAGGCCTGGCGCGATGGGGCCTACGACCTGATCCTGATGGATATCCAGATGCCGGTGATGGACGGCATCGACTCGGCCCGCGCCATTCGCGCCGCCGAGGCCGAGCGCGGCCGCCCGCGTACGCCCATCGTGGCGCTCACGGCCAACGCCCTCTCCCACCAGGTCGAGGAATATCTCGCGGCCGGCATGGACGGCCACGTGGCCAAGCCGATCGAGATCTCCAAGCTGTACGACGCCATCAGCCGCGCGCTGAGCGAAGCGGCCACCGTCGGCGCGTCGCAGGCTTCGGCCACCGCCGCCTAG
- the serA gene encoding phosphoglycerate dehydrogenase has translation MPRVLIADKLSPAAIEIFKQRGVDADVKTGLTKDELLKIIGDYDGLAVRSATKADKDVIAAAGNLKVIGRAGIGVDNVDIPAATSKGIVVMNTPFGNSITTAEHAIAMMFALARQLPAADVSTQAGKWEKNRFMGVELYAKTLGLIGAGNIGGIVADRANGLKMKVVAYDPFLSAERAVEMGVEKVELEDLLARADVITLHTPLTDKTRNILSAENLAKTKKGVLIVNCARGGLVDEAALRKGLDDGHIGGAAFDVFVEEPAKENVLFGAENFIATPHLGASTMEAQENVALQVAEQMSDYLLTGAVSNALNSPSVTADEAPKLKPFIALAERLGAFAGQMVDVEVKAVDIAYEGEVANLNTRPLTAAALAGVLRPMLEDVNMVSAPAVAKERGITVSESKQDDSPIYESLVRITVTTSLGKRSFAGSVMAGTPRIIEVKGMDLDAPFGTTMLYVNNLDKPGFIGALGALLADAGVNIATFNLGRVSAGEDAIALVGVDQDPTDGLIAKIRALPHVKEARTLRF, from the coding sequence ATGCCCCGCGTACTGATCGCCGACAAACTCAGCCCCGCCGCCATCGAGATCTTCAAGCAGCGCGGCGTCGACGCCGATGTGAAGACCGGCCTCACCAAGGACGAACTGCTCAAGATCATCGGCGACTATGACGGCCTGGCGGTCCGCTCGGCCACCAAGGCCGACAAGGACGTCATCGCCGCCGCCGGAAACCTCAAGGTCATCGGCCGCGCCGGCATCGGCGTGGACAATGTCGACATCCCCGCGGCGACTTCCAAGGGGATCGTGGTGATGAACACGCCCTTCGGCAACTCGATCACCACCGCCGAGCACGCCATCGCCATGATGTTCGCGCTCGCCCGGCAGCTCCCCGCCGCCGACGTCTCCACCCAGGCCGGCAAGTGGGAGAAGAACCGCTTCATGGGCGTGGAGCTCTACGCCAAGACCCTGGGCCTGATCGGGGCGGGCAATATCGGCGGCATCGTTGCCGACCGCGCCAACGGCCTGAAGATGAAGGTGGTGGCCTACGACCCGTTCCTGTCGGCCGAGCGCGCCGTGGAGATGGGCGTGGAGAAGGTCGAGCTGGAAGACCTGCTGGCCCGCGCCGACGTCATCACCCTGCACACCCCGCTCACCGACAAGACCCGCAACATCCTGTCGGCCGAGAACCTGGCCAAGACCAAGAAGGGTGTTCTCATCGTCAACTGCGCCCGCGGCGGCCTGGTGGACGAGGCGGCCCTGCGCAAAGGCCTGGACGATGGCCACATCGGCGGAGCGGCCTTCGACGTCTTCGTCGAGGAGCCGGCCAAGGAAAACGTCCTGTTCGGGGCGGAGAACTTCATCGCCACCCCGCACCTGGGCGCCTCGACCATGGAGGCCCAGGAGAACGTGGCCCTGCAGGTCGCCGAGCAGATGAGCGATTACCTGCTCACCGGCGCGGTCTCCAACGCGCTGAACAGCCCCTCGGTCACCGCCGACGAGGCCCCGAAGCTGAAGCCCTTCATCGCGCTCGCCGAACGCCTGGGCGCCTTCGCCGGCCAGATGGTCGACGTCGAGGTCAAGGCCGTGGACATCGCCTATGAGGGCGAGGTCGCCAACCTCAACACCCGGCCGCTCACCGCCGCGGCCCTGGCCGGCGTGCTGCGCCCGATGCTCGAGGACGTGAACATGGTCTCGGCCCCGGCCGTGGCCAAGGAGCGCGGCATCACCGTCTCGGAGAGCAAGCAGGACGACAGCCCCATCTATGAGAGCCTGGTGCGGATCACCGTCACCACGTCGCTGGGCAAGCGCTCCTTCGCCGGGTCGGTCATGGCCGGGACCCCGCGCATCATCGAGGTCAAGGGCATGGACCTGGACGCGCCGTTCGGCACGACCATGCTCTATGTGAACAACCTGGATAAGCCGGGCTTCATCGGCGCCCTGGGGGCCCTGCTGGCCGACGCGGGGGTCAACATCGCCACCTTCAACCTGGGCCGGGTCTCGGCCGGCGAGGACGCCATCGCCCTGGTCGGGGTCGACCAGGATCCCACCGATGGCCTGATCGCCAAGATCCGCGCCCTGCCCCACGTCAAGGAAGCCCGCACCCTGCGGTTCTGA
- a CDS encoding ATP-binding protein has product MGAVRISSDLMEVLAARRSQARFRIGVAVAMLAGFGTTVGWAFAFGWFAVYMGLQFVEHLLLRRGDLSTVASLALLSTNAIVFGAYGAMGPVMDGAWGLACAIALMCGGLLNTALTSQKSLQAFVASAWPFAFFLAAMPFAAIAIGAEVRHAVALAISAVLIVACTAMIWRAAARALIAEGEARARAEAADAAKSAFVAMVSHELRTPISAILAGAVEAGRPEAAGARASNLDLIGSSARMMRTLLDDLLDLSKIEAGKMGVEVTPFDLRRLMLETVRFWAPEARRRDLRFRVEGARQVPAWVEGDPTRVRQVLNNLFSNALKFTDAGSVTLKFTSGPDGQATLSVIDTGPGMDADQLDRLFTPYGQASDSVARTHGGTGLGLNISRELSRLMGGDLAVESAPGQGSAFHLQVRLPAAAPPSVVVDATQDREGLRLLIVDDHEINRRAFTLMLQGACDELAVAQDGIEALEQLATQPFDLVLMDLNMPRMGGMEAVRRLRAEPGPNQATPVIALTASVAPKEVAACMAAGMSGFVMKPVEAKELFAAIEQALTEAPAPVALTA; this is encoded by the coding sequence ATGGGCGCTGTCCGCATCTCGTCCGACCTGATGGAGGTCCTGGCCGCGAGGCGGTCCCAGGCACGCTTCCGCATCGGCGTGGCCGTGGCGATGCTGGCGGGTTTCGGAACCACCGTCGGCTGGGCCTTCGCCTTCGGCTGGTTCGCCGTTTATATGGGCCTCCAGTTCGTCGAGCATCTGCTCCTCCGCCGCGGCGACCTCTCGACCGTCGCAAGCCTGGCCCTGCTGTCCACCAACGCGATTGTCTTTGGAGCCTATGGCGCCATGGGTCCGGTCATGGACGGCGCCTGGGGCCTGGCCTGCGCCATCGCGCTGATGTGCGGGGGCCTGCTCAACACCGCCCTGACCAGCCAGAAATCACTGCAGGCTTTCGTGGCGAGCGCCTGGCCCTTCGCCTTCTTCCTGGCCGCAATGCCCTTCGCGGCGATCGCCATAGGGGCCGAAGTCCGCCATGCCGTGGCGCTCGCCATCTCCGCGGTCCTGATCGTCGCCTGCACAGCCATGATCTGGCGCGCCGCCGCCCGCGCGCTCATCGCCGAGGGCGAGGCGCGCGCCAGGGCCGAGGCCGCCGACGCCGCCAAGTCCGCCTTCGTCGCCATGGTCAGCCACGAGCTGCGCACCCCCATCAGCGCCATCCTGGCCGGCGCCGTTGAGGCGGGCCGGCCAGAAGCCGCCGGCGCCAGGGCCTCCAATCTGGATCTGATCGGCTCCTCGGCGCGGATGATGCGGACCCTGCTGGACGACCTGCTCGACCTTTCCAAGATCGAGGCCGGCAAGATGGGCGTGGAGGTCACGCCCTTCGACCTGCGCCGTCTGATGTTGGAGACCGTCCGCTTCTGGGCGCCCGAGGCCCGCCGCCGCGATCTGCGCTTCCGCGTCGAGGGCGCGCGCCAGGTCCCGGCCTGGGTCGAGGGTGACCCGACCCGCGTGCGCCAGGTGCTCAACAACCTGTTCTCCAACGCGCTGAAGTTCACCGACGCCGGTTCCGTCACCCTGAAGTTCACGTCAGGCCCGGACGGCCAGGCGACCCTGTCGGTGATCGACACCGGCCCGGGAATGGACGCCGATCAACTTGACCGCCTGTTCACCCCCTACGGCCAGGCCAGCGACAGTGTCGCGCGGACCCATGGCGGAACCGGCCTCGGCCTCAATATCAGCCGCGAACTCTCCCGCCTGATGGGCGGCGACCTGGCGGTGGAGAGCGCGCCGGGCCAGGGATCGGCCTTCCATCTCCAGGTCAGGCTGCCCGCCGCCGCGCCGCCGTCCGTCGTGGTGGACGCGACCCAGGATCGCGAGGGCCTGCGCCTGTTGATCGTTGACGACCACGAGATCAACCGCCGCGCCTTCACCCTGATGCTGCAGGGCGCCTGCGACGAGCTCGCCGTGGCCCAGGACGGAATCGAGGCCCTGGAACAGCTGGCGACCCAGCCCTTCGACCTCGTGCTCATGGACCTCAACATGCCCCGCATGGGCGGCATGGAGGCCGTGCGGCGCCTGCGGGCGGAGCCGGGCCCCAACCAGGCCACGCCGGTCATCGCGCTCACGGCCTCGGTGGCGCCCAAGGAGGTGGCCGCCTGCATGGCCGCGGGGATGAGCGGCTTTGTCATGAAGCCGGTGGAGGCTAAGGAGCTGTTCGCGGCGATCGAGCAGGCTCTGACCGAGGCGCCCGCGCCCGTCGCCCTCACCGCCTAG
- the folP gene encoding dihydropteroate synthase produces the protein MVKVMGVVNLTPDSFSDGGRFLAPYAARAHARDLIAQGADILDLGAESTRPGAAPVSAGDEIARLVPLIGAIRAESAVAISVDTMKPEVARAAMAAGADIWNDVTALGFSDEAPAVAAELGCGVVLMHMQGEPRTMQADPRYDDVVAEVAAFLNVRAEVAMAAGVAREKIWLDPGIGFGKRLEHNLALLAHMDVLVALGFPVLLGVSRKRFIAALDPAALPADTRLPGSLAAALAGVQAGAAVVRVHDVAETVQALKVWEAINRAR, from the coding sequence ATGGTGAAGGTCATGGGGGTGGTCAACCTCACCCCAGACAGCTTCTCCGACGGAGGCCGGTTCCTGGCGCCCTACGCGGCGCGTGCCCATGCCCGCGACCTGATCGCGCAAGGCGCCGACATCCTGGACCTCGGCGCGGAGTCCACCCGCCCCGGCGCCGCCCCCGTCTCCGCGGGCGACGAGATCGCCCGGCTGGTCCCGCTGATCGGGGCGATCCGCGCGGAGAGCGCCGTCGCCATTTCGGTGGACACGATGAAGCCCGAGGTGGCCCGCGCCGCCATGGCCGCCGGCGCCGACATCTGGAACGACGTCACGGCCCTGGGCTTTTCCGACGAGGCGCCGGCCGTCGCCGCCGAGCTCGGCTGCGGCGTTGTGCTGATGCATATGCAGGGCGAGCCCCGCACCATGCAGGCCGATCCACGCTACGACGACGTGGTGGCCGAGGTGGCCGCGTTCCTGAATGTCCGGGCCGAGGTCGCAATGGCGGCCGGGGTGGCGCGCGAGAAGATCTGGCTCGATCCCGGGATCGGCTTCGGCAAGCGGCTGGAGCACAATCTGGCCCTGCTTGCCCATATGGACGTCCTGGTCGCCCTGGGCTTCCCGGTGCTGCTGGGGGTAAGCCGCAAGCGCTTCATCGCCGCCCTTGATCCCGCAGCCCTTCCTGCCGATACGCGCCTGCCAGGTTCGCTCGCCGCGGCCCTGGCGGGGGTCCAGGCCGGCGCGGCGGTCGTGCGGGTGCATGACGTCGCAGAGACGGTTCAGGCCCTCAAGGTCTGGGAGGCGATCAACCGCGCCCGATGA
- the thiD gene encoding bifunctional hydroxymethylpyrimidine kinase/phosphomethylpyrimidine kinase, with translation MSENKGRVLIIAGSDSGGGAGIQADIKTVTALGGYAATAVTAVTVQNTLGVTGVHPIPAAVVEAQARAVLDDIGADAIKTGMLGDVAMVETVARVLDSARTLPAVIDPVMVAKGGASLLAAEAVVAVRTLLIPRAALLTPNAPEAEALSGLAVATTDDLRRAGEALLKLGARAVLMKGGHVAGATVIDVLVTPDGETTFEGERLETRHTHGTGCTLASACATGLAQGLSLTEAVARAWAYVHEAMRRAPGFGAGHGPLDHGWPLREKR, from the coding sequence ATGTCCGAGAACAAAGGTCGCGTGCTGATCATAGCGGGTTCCGACTCCGGGGGCGGGGCGGGGATCCAGGCCGACATCAAGACGGTCACGGCGCTGGGCGGCTATGCGGCCACCGCGGTCACGGCGGTCACCGTGCAGAACACCCTGGGCGTCACCGGCGTCCATCCGATTCCGGCCGCGGTGGTCGAGGCCCAGGCCCGCGCCGTGCTGGACGATATCGGCGCCGACGCCATCAAGACCGGCATGCTGGGCGATGTGGCCATGGTCGAGACCGTGGCGCGCGTCCTCGACAGCGCCCGGACGCTTCCGGCGGTGATCGATCCGGTGATGGTCGCCAAGGGCGGAGCGAGCCTGTTGGCCGCCGAGGCGGTCGTGGCGGTCCGCACCTTGCTCATTCCCCGCGCGGCCCTGCTGACCCCAAATGCGCCGGAGGCCGAAGCCCTGAGCGGCCTGGCGGTGGCCACCACCGACGACCTCCGCCGGGCGGGCGAGGCCTTGCTGAAGCTGGGCGCCCGGGCCGTGCTGATGAAGGGCGGCCATGTGGCCGGCGCGACGGTGATCGACGTGCTGGTGACGCCGGACGGCGAGACGACCTTCGAGGGCGAGCGCCTGGAGACCCGCCACACCCACGGCACCGGCTGCACCCTGGCCTCGGCCTGCGCCACCGGCCTGGCCCAGGGGTTGAGCCTCACGGAGGCGGTGGCGCGGGCCTGGGCCTATGTGCACGAGGCCATGCGCCGTGCGCCGGGGTTCGGGGCGGGCCACGGCCCGCTGGACCACGGCTGGCCGCTGCGGGAGAAACGATGA
- a CDS encoding nucleotidyltransferase family protein: protein MSRDLTERLEAILRAAPSLMQVMETARELDLPDWLLFSGAIYQRALNHLTGRDPDYGIKDYDLGYFDPDVSYEAEDVVIKRVAAAFEPRLREMVEVRNQARVHLWFEGKFGEPYAPLGSSAEALGRFTSATFAVGARLQRDGRMTIVAPFGLDDIFALRLRPNPTRRTNGFLRTAQAAQARWPELSIEA from the coding sequence ATGAGCCGGGACCTGACCGAGAGGCTGGAGGCCATCCTGCGCGCCGCGCCGAGCCTGATGCAGGTCATGGAGACGGCCCGGGAACTCGACCTACCGGACTGGCTGCTGTTCTCAGGGGCCATCTATCAGCGGGCCCTGAACCATCTCACCGGCCGCGACCCCGACTACGGGATCAAGGACTACGATCTGGGCTATTTCGATCCGGACGTCAGCTACGAGGCCGAGGACGTGGTCATCAAGCGAGTGGCGGCCGCCTTCGAACCGCGGCTGCGCGAGATGGTCGAGGTGCGCAATCAGGCCCGCGTTCACCTGTGGTTCGAAGGCAAGTTCGGCGAGCCCTATGCGCCGCTCGGCTCGAGCGCCGAGGCCCTGGGACGGTTCACCAGCGCGACCTTCGCCGTGGGCGCGCGGCTGCAGCGGGACGGGCGGATGACGATCGTCGCGCCCTTCGGCCTGGACGACATTTTCGCTCTGCGCCTGCGCCCCAATCCGACCCGAAGGACCAATGGATTCCTGCGTACGGCGCAGGCGGCCCAGGCCCGCTGGCCGGAACTCTCGATCGAGGCCTAG
- a CDS encoding GNAT family N-acetyltransferase, protein MPHETRTADGFVVSDEAARFDRDRAHGWIAGESYWAPGIPRDLFDKSLDHSLVVGVYAPDGTMAGMARVVTDRATFGWICDVFVGEAYRGANLGKVMMAYLKDHPDMQGFRRLHLATRDAHGLYAQFGFVPLTAPESWMEIRGPGYL, encoded by the coding sequence ATGCCCCACGAGACCCGCACCGCCGATGGCTTCGTCGTGAGCGACGAGGCCGCACGCTTCGACCGTGACCGCGCCCATGGTTGGATCGCCGGCGAGAGTTACTGGGCGCCCGGCATCCCGCGGGACCTGTTCGACAAGTCGCTGGACCACAGCCTGGTCGTGGGCGTCTACGCCCCCGACGGGACCATGGCCGGCATGGCCCGCGTGGTCACCGACCGGGCGACCTTCGGCTGGATCTGCGACGTCTTCGTGGGCGAGGCCTATCGCGGCGCCAACCTCGGCAAGGTCATGATGGCCTATCTGAAGGATCATCCGGACATGCAGGGCTTCCGCCGCCTGCACCTGGCCACCCGCGACGCCCATGGGCTCTACGCCCAGTTCGGGTTCGTTCCGCTGACCGCTCCAGAAAGCTGGATGGAGATCCGCGGGCCCGGCTACCTCTAG
- a CDS encoding phosphoserine transaminase, which produces MTTLATPAMRPARPEFSSGPCAKRPGWNPQNLQNAVLGRSHRSKLGKARLQEAIDRTRQVLEVPEDYLIGIVAGSDTGAVEMAMWSMLGPKPVQLLAFESFGKDWVTDVTKQLKLPAEVLDAPYGELPDLSKVRKDADLVFTWNGTTSGVRVPNADFIAADREGIVICDATSAAFAQDLDWAKLDVVTFSWQKALGGEGAHGVLILSPRAVERLESYTPAWPMPKLFRMTKAGKLSREIFEGATINTPSMLCVEDAIDALKWGASIGGLAEMQRRADANLAALAEWVERTGWVEFLAADPATRSNTSVCLKVVDPRITALSDEAQADFAKKLASILEKEGAALDIGGYRDAPAGLRIWCGATVETSDIEALTPWLDWAFASTLEALQTA; this is translated from the coding sequence ATGACGACCCTCGCCACGCCGGCAATGCGCCCGGCTCGCCCCGAGTTTTCTTCCGGGCCCTGCGCCAAGCGCCCCGGCTGGAATCCCCAAAATCTCCAGAACGCCGTCCTCGGCCGATCGCACAGGTCGAAGCTGGGCAAGGCGCGCCTGCAAGAGGCGATCGACCGCACCCGCCAGGTGCTGGAGGTTCCGGAGGACTACCTGATCGGCATCGTGGCCGGCTCCGACACCGGCGCCGTCGAGATGGCGATGTGGTCGATGCTGGGTCCCAAGCCGGTCCAGTTGCTGGCCTTCGAAAGCTTCGGCAAGGACTGGGTCACCGACGTGACCAAGCAGCTCAAGCTGCCCGCCGAGGTGCTGGACGCCCCCTATGGGGAACTGCCGGACCTCTCCAAGGTCCGTAAGGACGCCGACCTGGTCTTCACCTGGAACGGCACGACTTCCGGGGTCCGCGTCCCCAACGCCGACTTCATCGCCGCCGACCGTGAAGGCATCGTGATCTGCGACGCCACCAGCGCCGCCTTCGCCCAGGATCTCGACTGGGCCAAGCTGGATGTGGTGACCTTCTCCTGGCAGAAGGCGCTGGGCGGGGAGGGCGCGCACGGCGTGCTGATCCTCTCGCCGCGCGCCGTCGAGCGCCTCGAGAGCTACACCCCGGCCTGGCCGATGCCGAAGCTCTTCCGGATGACCAAGGCCGGCAAGCTGTCGCGCGAGATCTTCGAGGGCGCCACGATCAACACGCCCTCCATGCTTTGCGTGGAAGACGCCATCGACGCGCTCAAGTGGGGCGCCTCCATCGGCGGCCTGGCCGAGATGCAGCGCCGGGCCGACGCCAACCTCGCCGCCCTGGCCGAGTGGGTGGAACGCACCGGCTGGGTTGAGTTCCTCGCCGCCGATCCGGCGACGCGGTCCAACACCTCGGTCTGCCTCAAGGTGGTCGACCCCCGCATCACTGCGCTCTCCGACGAGGCCCAGGCCGACTTCGCCAAGAAGCTGGCCTCCATCCTCGAGAAGGAAGGCGCGGCCCTGGACATCGGCGGCTATCGCGACGCCCCGGCCGGTCTTCGGATCTGGTGCGGCGCCACGGTGGAAACCTCCGACATCGAGGCCCTGACCCCCTGGCTCGACTGGGCCTTCGCCTCGACCCTCGAAGCGCTCCAGACCGCCTAA